The DNA region GCATCTGCGGCAGCTGTTCGCGGACGCGCCGGACCGGGGGAAGCAGTACACCCTCCGGGTCGGCGACCTCCACATCGACTACTCCAAGCACCTGGTCACCGACGAGACGCTGCGCCTGCTGCGTGAGCTCGCCGCCGCCACGGACGTGGCCGGGCTGCGGGACGCCATGTTCCGCGGCGAGAAGATCAACACGACCGAGGACCGTGCCGTCCTGCACACCGCGCTCCGTGCCCCGCGGGGCGCGGTGGTCGAGGTCGACGGCGAGAACGTGGTGCCGGCCGTGCACGCCGTCCTCGACAGGATGGCCGCCTTCTCCGACCGGATCCGGGCGGGCGAGTGGACCGGCCACACCGGGAAGCCGATCAAGAACATCGTCAACATCGGTATCGGCGGCTCCGACCTCGGACCCGCCATGGCGTACGAGGTGCTGCGCTCCTTCACGGACCGCTCGCTCACCGTCCGCTTCGTGTCGAACGTCGACGGCGCCGACCTGCACGAGGCGGTACAGGGCCTCGACCCGGCCGAGACGCTCTTCGTCGTCGCGTCCAAGACCTTCACGACGATCGAGACCATCACCAACGCCACCTCCGCCCGCGACTGGCTGCTCACCGAGCTGAGGGCCGGTCAGGACGCCGTCGCCAAGCACTTCGTGGCCCTGTCGACCAACGCGGAGAAGGTCGCGGACTTCGGCATCGACACGGCCAACATGTTCGAGTTCTGGGACTGGGTCGGCGGCCGGTACTCCTACGACTCGGCGATCGGCCTCTCGCTGATGATCGCCATCGGCCCCGACCGGTTCCGCGAGATGCTCGACGGCTTCCACCTCGTCGACGAGCACTTCCGTACCGCTCCCGCCGAGGAGAACGCCCCGCTGCTGCTGGGCCTGCTGGGCATCTGGTACGGCCAGTTCTTCGACGCCCAGTCGCACGCGGTGCTGCCCTACAGCCACTACCTGTCCAAGTTCACCGCGTACCTGCAGCAGCTGGACATGGAGTCCAACGGCAAGTCCGTGGACCGGGACGGCAATCCGGTGGAGTGGGAGACGGGCCCGGTCGTCTGGGGCACCCCCGGCACCAACGGGCAGCACGCCTACTACCAGCTGATCCACCAGGGCACCAAGATCATCCCGGCCGACTTCATCGGCTTCGCGGCCCCGGTCCACGACCTGCTGCCCGGGCTGATCGGCCAGCACGACCTGCTGATGGCCAACTTCTTCGCCCAGACCCAGGCCCTCGCCTTCGGTAAGACGCCCGAGGAGGTCCGCGCGGAGGGCGTGCCCGAGGAGCTCGTCCCGCACAAGACCTTCCGGGGCAACCACCCGACGACCACGATCCTCGCGGACCGTCTCACCCCGTCGGTGCTCGGCCAGCTGATCGCGCTGTACGAGCACAAGGTCTTCGTCCAGGGTGCCGTGTGGAACATCGACTCCTTCGACCAGTGGGGCGTCGAACTCGGCAAGGTCCTCGCCAAGAAGATCGAACCGGTCCTGACCGAGGGCACCGGCGGTGAGGGGCTGGACAGCTCCACCGCCGCGCTCGTGGCCACGTACCGCACACTGCGCGGTCGCTGAGCCGGTGGGGGCGGGGGAGGGGACGGTACGGCTCCGGCCGCCGCGGAACGCACCGGCCCGGCGGGCCGTCGGCTGGTGGCGGGCCCGGTGCCTGTTGCTGACGGCGGCCCCGGCGGCCGTTCTGGGCACCCTCGGCGCGTTCGTCGCCACGGCGAGGTTCTGGCTGTGGATGCCCGCGGCCGTGCTGGTGGCCGTCGGGCTGTCGTGCGCCGTCCTCTTCCCTCCCTGGTGGTTCCGCACGCACCGCTGGGAGGTCACCGACGAGGCGGTCTACGTGAGGACCGGGGTCGTCCTGCGGGAATGGCGGATCGCGCCGATGTCCCGCATCCAGACCGTGGACACCGTGCGCGGCCCGCTGGAACAGCTCTTCGGGCTGGCCACGGTCACCGTCACCACCGCCTCCGCCAAGGGAGCCGTGAGGATCGAGGGTCTCGGCCACGAGACGGCCGCGGACCTCGCCGAGCGGCTCACCCGGATCACCCAGGGCACGCCCGGTGACGCCACATGAGCACCGCCGCCGACGAGACCGGTCCCGCGTGGGAGCGGATCCACCGGCGGACGGTCCTGGCCACCGCGCTCGTGACGGCGGGGGTGGCGGTGGGCGCCGCCCTCCCGGTCGTGGCGGGGTTGTCCGGACGGCTGGGATATCCCGCCGCCGCCGGATGGGCGCTGGCCGGGGCCGTGCTCCTCATCGGCTGTGCCGCCGCGGGGGACTACGTACGGTGGCGGCGCACCCGGTACCGCGTCGGCGGTGCACGGGTCGAGCTGCACACCGGGCTCCTTCTGGCCAGACGCCGCTCCCTGGCCCGTGAGCGGATCCGCAGCGTCGACCTGACCGCTCACCCACTGCAGCGGGCCCTCGGACTGGTCACGGTCCGTATCGGCACGGGCGAGCAGACCGGGGGGGAGTCCACGCTGGAACTCGACCCCGTCGGCCGGGCCGAGGGCGAGAGGCTGCGCCGTGAACTCCTCGACCGGATCGCCGAGGCGGCCCCCGGCACGCACCGCGAGGGCGAGCTGGCCAGACTGGACCCCCGCTGGATCCGCTACGCGCCGGTCTTCTTCGTCGTGCCCGTGCTCGGCGGCGCGGCGGCCGGAGGCGTCATGCAGGTCAGCGAATGGGTCGGGGCGCAGGGCGAGGTCGTCGAGTGGGTCGCCGACCGGTTCCGCGACACCTCCCCGCTCCGGACGGTCATCGTCCTGGTGGCGGCGGCGCTGGCCGCCGGGATCGCCGGAGCGCTCGGGCTCTGGGCCGAGATGTGGTGGAACTACCGGCTGGAGCGCGAACCGGGCGGCACCCTGCGGGTGCGGCGCGGACTGTTCACCGCACGCTCGCTCTCCGTCGAGGAACGGCGGCTGCGCGGGGTGGACCTGGTGGAACCCCTCGGCGTACGGCTGGTCGGCGCGGCCCGGGTGGACGCCGTCACCACGGGCCTGGCGAAGGACGAGGAAGCACACAAGGCCGACCACAACACCCTGCTGCCGGCCGCGCCCCGGGCATTCGCCGACGCGGTCGCCGCCGAGGTGCTGCGCGAGCCCGTCGCACCGACCGGCGCGCCGCTGACGACCCACCCGCCGGCCGCCCGTGGCAGGCGGCTGCGCCGGGCCCTCGCGGCGGCCCTCGCCCCTGTGCTGGTCCTGGCGGTGCCGGGCGCGCTGCTGACGCCCGTACTGATGTGGATCGCGCTCGGCTGCGCCCTCGTGTGCCTGCCGCTCGCCGTGGCGCTGGGCCTCGACGCCTACCGGTCCCTGGGGCACACGCTGAGCGGCGGATACCTCGTGACCCGGTCCGGGACTTTCCGACGCTCCACGGCGGCCCTCCGGCGCGACGGCGTGATCGGCTGGACCGTGAGGCAGTCGTACGTCCAGCGCCGGGCCGGGCTGCTGGACGTCACCGCCACGACGGCAGCCGGAGCGGGCGCCTACACGGCGTACGACACGGACGCCTCCGAAGGGCTGGTCTTCGCCGCCGACGCCGTGCCGGGGCTGCTGGA from Streptomyces sp. B1I3 includes:
- the pgi gene encoding glucose-6-phosphate isomerase — protein: MNAQSRTKLSQMPEWTALGKHREELGETHLRQLFADAPDRGKQYTLRVGDLHIDYSKHLVTDETLRLLRELAAATDVAGLRDAMFRGEKINTTEDRAVLHTALRAPRGAVVEVDGENVVPAVHAVLDRMAAFSDRIRAGEWTGHTGKPIKNIVNIGIGGSDLGPAMAYEVLRSFTDRSLTVRFVSNVDGADLHEAVQGLDPAETLFVVASKTFTTIETITNATSARDWLLTELRAGQDAVAKHFVALSTNAEKVADFGIDTANMFEFWDWVGGRYSYDSAIGLSLMIAIGPDRFREMLDGFHLVDEHFRTAPAEENAPLLLGLLGIWYGQFFDAQSHAVLPYSHYLSKFTAYLQQLDMESNGKSVDRDGNPVEWETGPVVWGTPGTNGQHAYYQLIHQGTKIIPADFIGFAAPVHDLLPGLIGQHDLLMANFFAQTQALAFGKTPEEVRAEGVPEELVPHKTFRGNHPTTTILADRLTPSVLGQLIALYEHKVFVQGAVWNIDSFDQWGVELGKVLAKKIEPVLTEGTGGEGLDSSTAALVATYRTLRGR
- a CDS encoding PH domain-containing protein encodes the protein MGAGEGTVRLRPPRNAPARRAVGWWRARCLLLTAAPAAVLGTLGAFVATARFWLWMPAAVLVAVGLSCAVLFPPWWFRTHRWEVTDEAVYVRTGVVLREWRIAPMSRIQTVDTVRGPLEQLFGLATVTVTTASAKGAVRIEGLGHETAADLAERLTRITQGTPGDAT
- a CDS encoding PH domain-containing protein; this translates as MSTAADETGPAWERIHRRTVLATALVTAGVAVGAALPVVAGLSGRLGYPAAAGWALAGAVLLIGCAAAGDYVRWRRTRYRVGGARVELHTGLLLARRRSLARERIRSVDLTAHPLQRALGLVTVRIGTGEQTGGESTLELDPVGRAEGERLRRELLDRIAEAAPGTHREGELARLDPRWIRYAPVFFVVPVLGGAAAGGVMQVSEWVGAQGEVVEWVADRFRDTSPLRTVIVLVAAALAAGIAGALGLWAEMWWNYRLEREPGGTLRVRRGLFTARSLSVEERRLRGVDLVEPLGVRLVGAARVDAVTTGLAKDEEAHKADHNTLLPAAPRAFADAVAAEVLREPVAPTGAPLTTHPPAARGRRLRRALAAALAPVLVLAVPGALLTPVLMWIALGCALVCLPLAVALGLDAYRSLGHTLSGGYLVTRSGTFRRSTAALRRDGVIGWTVRQSYVQRRAGLLDVTATTAAGAGAYTAYDTDASEGLVFAADAVPGLLEPFLERG